From the genome of Gammaproteobacteria bacterium:
CGGCGGCTTTCACAGCGGGCGTGGGCTCGCCGCCGCGCTGGCTTTTGGTGCGGCCGGCATTGCCATGGGCACCCGCTTTCTGATGACGGCCGAATCGCCAGTGCCGCGCGAGACGCTGGCACGCTACGTCGCAGTAAACGACCCGGCGCGAATTCGCGCCTCGACCGCCGTCGACGGCATGCCGCAACGCATGATCGACAATCGCGCATTGCTGGCGCTCGAACACGGCGGCCTGTTGCGCCGCCTGTTCACCGCGCTCGGCAGCGCCTGGCGCTGGCGTGCGCATACCGGCATGTCCGGCACGCAGATGCTGCGTACCTTCTTCGCCGCGCTGCGCGAGGGTGACAGCGCCATCCAGACCCTGATGGCCGCCAATGCACCGATGCTGATTCAACGCGCCATGGTTGAAGGGCGCCCCGATGAAGGTGTCTTGCCGAGCGGGCAGGTGGCGGCGGTGATCGACAGCCTGCCGAGCGTGGCCGATCTGATCGAATCCATCGTGGCCGAAGCGCAGCTTCGTCTGGCTGCGCTCGACGCCCGTGCCACACCGCCCGCTGCCGCTGGCGGGCGTGAGGCGGCAAAGGCGTTCGGCATCTAGTGCTGCCCTCCATTCAATACCTGCCATGAACCCATTCAAAACGACCATCACCGACGGTGTCGCCGAAATCGTGATCGAGCAACCGCCGGTCAATGCGCTCGACTGCGCCGGCTGGCATGCGCTCGCCGACGAGATCGAGCGCCTTGGCGGCGATCCGGGTGCGCGTGTCATCGTGCTGCGCGCCGAAGGCCGTGGCTTTTGTGCCGGCGTCGACATCAAGGAACTCGACCGTCACCCGGAGAAGATCATTTCGGTCAATGCCGGCAATTACCGCAGTTTCGAGGCGGTGCATCGCAATCCGCTGCCGGTGATCGTGGCGGTACATGGTTTCGTGCTCGGCGGCGGCATCGGCCTCGCCGGTGCGGCCGATATCGTGGTGGCGGCCGAGGATGCGAGCTTCGGTGTGCCGGAAGTCGATCGCGGCGCCATGGGCGGCGGCGCCCACCTCCAGCGACTGTTCCCGGTACAGAAAGTGCGCGCGATGTACTTCACCGGCGAGCCGATCACGGCCGCCGAGGCCTATCGTCTGGGTGCCCTGGAAAGCGTGGTGCCGCGCGAACAATTACGCGAGGCCGCGCTGAAGATCGCGCGACGTATCGCGGCCAAGAGTCCGGCGATGCTCAGGCTCGCCAAGGAATCGCTCAACGGAATCGAGGACGGCAACCTCGAAGACAAGTATCGCTGGGAGCAGGGTTTCACAATGCAGGCCTACATGAGCCCCGATTCAGCCGAAACGCGGCGCGCCTTTGTCGACAAGCGTGAGGCGAGCTTCCGGTCCGCGGGGGCTGCCGAATGAGGCTGGAGTACACCGGACGCCAGCGGCGCTTCCGCGAGGAAATTCGGGCCTGGCTCGCCGAGCATGTGCCGGCCGAAGCGCTGCCGAGTTTCGATACGGCTGAAGGCTTCGCGGCGCATCGCGCCTGGGAGAATCGTCTGTACTCGGGACGCTGGAGTGCGGTGACCTGGCCCAAGGAAATGGGGGGGCGGGCCTGCGATCTGATCGAGTGGCTGATCTTCGAGGAGGAGTACTGGCGCGCCCAGGCGCCGTTGCGCGTCAATCAGAACGGCGTGTTCCTGCTGGCGCCCACCTTGATGGAATTCGGCACTGACGAGCAGAAGAAGCGCTTCCTGCCGCGCATGGCGGCCGGCGAGGACATCTGGGCACAGGGCTGGTCCGAGCCCGGCGCCGGCTCGGACATGGCGGCGATCCGCTGCAAGGCGATTCGCGATGGCGACGATTACATCATCAGTGGGCAGAAGACCTGGTCGACGCGCGCGGTCTGGGCGGACTGGCTGTTCGGCATGTTCCGCAGCGATCCGAATTCGCAGCGCCATCATGGCCTGAGCTTTTTGCTGGTTCCTTTGAACAGCCCCGGCATCAGCATTCGTCCGATCCGCCAGCTCAACGGCCTCACCGGATTCGCCGAAATCTTCTTCGACGATGTGCGTGTGCCGGCGAGCAATCGCCTCGGTGACGAAGGGGCCGGCTGGAGCATCGCCATGACCACGGCCGGCTTCGAACGCGGTCTGATGCTGCGTTCGCCGGGACGCTTCCAGCAGACCGCGAAAATGCTGGTGGACTTGTACAAGCGTCATCAGACCGAAGCCGATGCCGACCCTTCGGTGCGCGACGCCGTGATGCGCAGCTGGATGGCTGCCGAGGCCTACACCCTGGCGACCTACGCCACCGCCAGCCGTCTGGCCAAGGGCGGGCACATCGGTGCCGAGGCCAGCACCAACAAGATTTTCTGGTCCGAGCTGGATCTGCTGATGCACGACACCGCAATGCACATACTCGGTGCTCGCGCCGAGCTGATGCCGCACGCGCCCGATGCCGGCGACATCGGCCATTGGCTGGACGGCTTCCTGTTCGCTCAGGCCGGGCCGATCTACGCCGGAACCAACGAAATCCAGCGCAACATCATCGCCGAGCGGATGCTGGGGCTGCCGCGATGAATGCCGCCACCACGCCCCGTAGGGTGGGCAAAGCGCAGCGTGCCCACGCGGCTCTACGCAGCCCGAAGATGAATTCAGGGTTCCGGATTTCGGCCCCCGGATCCCGAGCACAACCGCCGAAGCGAGCATAGACATGGACTTCACCTTCGACGAACAACAGCTCGCTTTTTCCGATGCGATCCGCAAGTTCCTGATGGTCGAGGCGGCGCCGGAATGGCTGCGCGAAATCTGGGAAACCACGGCCAGCGGACGGTCGGCGGAATTGCGCGGCAAGCTCGCCGACCAGGGGCTGACGGCCCTGTCGGTGCCGGAAGACTTCGGCGGCATCGGTCTGGCCGATCTGGACTGGGTGCTGGTGCAGAAGGAGCTGGGCTACTACGCGATCCCGGATTCGCTGTCGGACACCGCCTATCTCGGCGTGTATCTGCTCAATGGCCTACCCGCCGACCTGAACATGAAGCGTGAATGGCTGCCGCGCGTGGCGGCCGGCAAGGCGCGCATCGCGGTGGGGCACCCGATCAATCCGTTCGTGGCCGACGCGCAACTCGCTGACCTGCTGCTGCTGTGGCACGACGACGAAATCCACGCACTGACGCCGCAACAGGCGCAGCTGAGCTTCAATGCCAGCATTGACGTTTCGCGGCGACTCTACAAGGTGGACTGGACGCCGACCGAGTCCACGCGCATCTGCCCGGCACGCATCGGGCGCGATCTTTGGGCCGGCGTGATCGACCGCGCCTCGCTGGCGGTCGCTGCGCAATTGCTGGGTCTGGCGCAGCGCATGCTCGACCTGGGCATCGACCACGCCGCGCAGCGCAAGCAGTTCGGCAAGCCGGTCGGGTCGTTTCAGGCGGTCAAGCACCTGATGGCCGATGTCGCGGTCCGAATCGAGTTCGCGGAACCGGTGGTGCATCGTGCCGCCTACGCGATGGAGAAGGGGCTGCGCCACCGCAGTCCACTGATTTCTCAGGCACGCCTGCTGGCCTCCGAAGCCTCCACATTGGCGGCACGCAACAGCCTGCAGGCGCACGGCGCCATGGGCTACACCTGGGAAGCCGATCTGCAGATGTTCATGAAACGGGCCT
Proteins encoded in this window:
- a CDS encoding nitronate monooxygenase; translated protein: MSAVLQTTLTERLGCRWPIVQTAMGWVADSKLVAATSQAGGFGFLAAATMSTETLRAELAAVRAATPHDFGVNFHMFQPNAREVIELVLENADRVRAVSYGRGPDAATISRFKDAGVLCMPTVGALKHAVKAVQLGADIITVQGAEGGGHTGSVPTTLLLPQVLDAVNVPVVAAGGFHSGRGLAAALAFGAAGIAMGTRFLMTAESPVPRETLARYVAVNDPARIRASTAVDGMPQRMIDNRALLALEHGGLLRRLFTALGSAWRWRAHTGMSGTQMLRTFFAALREGDSAIQTLMAANAPMLIQRAMVEGRPDEGVLPSGQVAAVIDSLPSVADLIESIVAEAQLRLAALDARATPPAAAGGREAAKAFGI
- a CDS encoding acyl-CoA/acyl-ACP dehydrogenase; protein product: MDFTFDEQQLAFSDAIRKFLMVEAAPEWLREIWETTASGRSAELRGKLADQGLTALSVPEDFGGIGLADLDWVLVQKELGYYAIPDSLSDTAYLGVYLLNGLPADLNMKREWLPRVAAGKARIAVGHPINPFVADAQLADLLLLWHDDEIHALTPQQAQLSFNASIDVSRRLYKVDWTPTESTRICPARIGRDLWAGVIDRASLAVAAQLLGLAQRMLDLGIDHAAQRKQFGKPVGSFQAVKHLMADVAVRIEFAEPVVHRAAYAMEKGLRHRSPLISQARLLASEASTLAARNSLQAHGAMGYTWEADLQMFMKRAWAIEASWGSRAFHKSRLAELIFAEDAELGPGTTFS
- a CDS encoding enoyl-CoA hydratase family protein, which produces MNPFKTTITDGVAEIVIEQPPVNALDCAGWHALADEIERLGGDPGARVIVLRAEGRGFCAGVDIKELDRHPEKIISVNAGNYRSFEAVHRNPLPVIVAVHGFVLGGGIGLAGAADIVVAAEDASFGVPEVDRGAMGGGAHLQRLFPVQKVRAMYFTGEPITAAEAYRLGALESVVPREQLREAALKIARRIAAKSPAMLRLAKESLNGIEDGNLEDKYRWEQGFTMQAYMSPDSAETRRAFVDKREASFRSAGAAE
- a CDS encoding acyl-CoA dehydrogenase family protein, with protein sequence MRLEYTGRQRRFREEIRAWLAEHVPAEALPSFDTAEGFAAHRAWENRLYSGRWSAVTWPKEMGGRACDLIEWLIFEEEYWRAQAPLRVNQNGVFLLAPTLMEFGTDEQKKRFLPRMAAGEDIWAQGWSEPGAGSDMAAIRCKAIRDGDDYIISGQKTWSTRAVWADWLFGMFRSDPNSQRHHGLSFLLVPLNSPGISIRPIRQLNGLTGFAEIFFDDVRVPASNRLGDEGAGWSIAMTTAGFERGLMLRSPGRFQQTAKMLVDLYKRHQTEADADPSVRDAVMRSWMAAEAYTLATYATASRLAKGGHIGAEASTNKIFWSELDLLMHDTAMHILGARAELMPHAPDAGDIGHWLDGFLFAQAGPIYAGTNEIQRNIIAERMLGLPR